The DNA sequence gtTGCGATAAGAACAATAGAGAGAACTAAAATTGAGAGAAAGAAAAATTGAATTCATTAATTGAAAAGAATGGAAGATACATCAGTATATATACAGAGGGAAAGAGCAAATAAGAGAACTAAATTAACTAACTACTTGAACACAACTACCTAAACTACCAACCAAAAATAACGGATAAAACTAACTGACTACAGTACAAAAATGAGTAATCTGATATCCCCCCCTTAAGATGGACTGTAGATATCGTATACAGCCATCTTGCGAATGTGAGATGAAAGAGTAGTAGAAGAGAGAGGCTTAGTAAAAGCGTCTGCCAATTGTAATGTAGTGATCACTGGGATAAGTCAAATAGTTGAGGCTTTGATCTTTTCTCGAGTGAAATGGAAGTCGAGATCAATATGCTTGGTTCGTTCGTGAAAAGTTGGGTTATTTGCTATATATATGGCAGACTGGTTATCATAGTAGATGAAAGCAGGAGCATGTTGACTGATTTGGAAATCAGTCAAGAGATACTGGATCTAAGTTATCTCACTACTGGTGCTGGCAAGGGCTCTATATTTGGCCTCGGCAGAGCTTTTAGAAAAAGTagtttgtttctttgttttccATGAAATTAGACAGTCTCCTATGAAGATACAAAAACCAGTTATGGATCGTCTTGTTGTGGGGCAAGCAGCCCAGTCCGAGTTGGAGAAGCCTTTGAGGTGTAAAGACGAATTGGAACTGTAAAGGAGACCTTGTCCAGGGATACCTTTTAGATATTTGAGAAGATGATGCACAGCTTGCATGTGTGTAGTGTGTGGAGATGACATGAATTGACTCAAAGTGTTGACGGCGAATTTTATGTCAGGCCTTAAAAGAGTGAGGTAAAGAAGTCTGCCTATAAGCTGTTGGTATGAAGAGGGATCATCCAAAAGATTTCCTTGTTGGTCATCAAGCTTCGTTCTGGGATCCATTGGGGTTTTTGCAGGTTTACTTCTTGTGTAGTCAGTGTCTTCAAGGAGTTGTAGGGTGTATTTTTGTTGAGACAAAAATACACCTTCTACTGATCTAGCAATTTCGAAGcccaaaaaatatttaagtggtCCCAAGGCCTTGAGTTGAAACTGGGCATTAAGGGACTCTTGCAACTGGTGAAGAAGGTGAATGTTGGGACCTGTGATGATAATGTCGTCAACATAGACGAGGAGTGCAACGAACTGGTCATTAAATCCTCGTGTGAATAAAGTGTAGTTGGCTTGGGATTGGGAGAAGCCTATTGTGAGAAGAGCATCAGAGAGCTTCTTATACCATTGTCTTGAAGACTGTTTGAGGTCGTAGATAGATTTGTGTAGTTTGCAAACTAGGTTAGAATTGTCCTCTGTGTTGGGAGGGGTGAATCCAGGAGGCAATGCCATGTAGACTTTTTCTTGGAGATCTCCGTTGAGGAAGACATTGTTGATGTCGATTTGCAAAGTAGGCTTGATGGAGGAAATAGCCAGCAATAACTTGAAAGTAACCATTTTGGCAACTGGTGAAAAGGTATCAAAGAAGTCCAATCATTCTTGTTGACTGTAACCTTGAGCCACCAGTCGTGCCTTGCATCTTTCAACAAAGCCATCATTGTTGTATTTGATCTTGTAGACCCAACGACAGCCAATTGCTATTTTGTTGGGAGGAAGTTTAAACACAGTCCATGTTTTGTTTCAGAGGAGTTTATAGATTTCAGTGTCCATAGCATCATTCCACACCTTGAATTATCGAGCCAGGTTGTAATTCCTTGGTTCGAAAAGAGCTTTAACTGCAAGAATAAAAGCTTTGTGAGATTTTGATAGCTTGTCATAAGAAAGACATTTGTTAAGGGGGTGTGGTGTAGATGATTGATCTTGTATGGTAGAGTTGCTCTCATAATCTCTTAGATAGGCAAGTGGTCTTGTTGTTCTTGTTGTCCTTCTTGGTGGATCATGACTTGAGGCACTTTGAGTATTTGTTCTGTTGGACGAAGCTGGAATAGCTTTAGGAGCAGCAATTGATTCCTGAGATATGCTGGGATGCTGAGATGTTGGTTCCTGCATATTTAGGGGTATGGCAGCAGCAGTATTCTCAGGCAGAGCAGTATCTTTAGTGATATGAGTATAGTTTTCTGCAGGAAAATCACTCACATGTGTGTTAGATATATTAGAAGAGGGAAAAACCAAATGGGAGAAGGGATCAACACCAATATAGAGGTGTTAAGTGTCTGAAATGGAAAGATATGTTCATGGAAAATCACATTTCTTGAGGCAAAATTTGTTTGTCATTTAAGTCATAAAGTTTGTAACCTTTGATGCCTTGTGGATACCCTATAAAAACACAAGGTTTTGCTCTTGGGGCGAATTTGGTGCGATTTGCAGTAAGAGTACAAGCAAAAGCAAGGCATCTAAAGTTTCTTAGATTAGAATAGTCAGGTGCAGTGCCAAATAATAGCTCAAAAGGTGTCTTATTATGAAGTAGAGGAGTTGGGGTTCTATTTATTAGAACGGCAGTTGTCATTATACATTCAGACCAGAATTTTATTGGCATTTTTGCTTGAAAGAAAAAAGCACGAGCCACATTTAATAAGTGCTGATGTTTTCTTTCAGCAATAGCATTTTGTTCTGGTGTTTCCACACAAGTGAAGTCATGCATAATTCTAAGTTTTGCAAAAACATTTTTAAACACCAATTCAGGTGCATTGTTAGAACGAAATCTCTTAATTGTTCACTAAAATTGTGTCTAAACATAAGAGATAAATTGAGGTATTATTTCAACAACATCAGATTTATGTTTTAGTAGATAAATCCATGTGAATCTTGTGTGATCATCAACCAAAGTGAGCAAATACTTATAGTTAAAATGAGAGCTGATGTGATAAGGACCCCATGTATCACAATGAAGAATATCAAATTTATTGACAACAATAGAATTGTTATTAGGAAAGGTAAGCTTTCTTTGTTTAGCTAAAGGACAGACATAACAAGGTTTATTTTTCTGTAAAGAGCTAACAGTACAATTCAATTTGTCACTTAGAAGGGCAAGTCTCTTCTGAGATGGATGTCCCAATCTTGAATGCCAAAGTTCAACAGTTACAGAGAAGACATGCGCATTATGATTTGAAGCATCCATCACATAGAGGCCATTGATGGCCCTACCTCTGCCAATCTCCTTTGGTTGTGCTTGTCCTGGATAGAAAAACTGTTAGCATAGAATTTTACTAAAGTGGAACCATTGTTAGTCAAGCAGCTGACAGATATAATATTGTATTTAAAACTTGGAACAGAAAGCACATCAGTGAGAGTTAGAGATCTATTGACAGCTATGGAACCACTTTGGTGAACAAAAATAGAGTCAATGTTTGGAAGAAGTAACCTGGTTTTGAATATAGGAAAGACACATTGAAACATTTTTATATTGTTACATATATGTCAAGTTTCTCCTAAATCTATTATCCATGATTCATTATCAGGTGTAATGTAATAGTGAGATAGTATGATACCTGTTGTTCTTGAGGAAGAACTAGGATATGTATTGGGCATACCAGTTTGTTGCTTGGCAAGAAAGTTCAAGAGTTGCTGATACTGAAGTGCATTCAGTTGGGGTAAGAGAGTATGACCTTCATCATTGAAATTTTTAGAATCTGTGCTGGTTTGAACTTGGCTTGCTGAAGCATCTTTTGATTTGTTATTCTTGAATCCTGGAGGATATCCATGGATCTTGTAGCATTTCTCAATGGTATGGCCACACACATtacagtgcgtacaaaagggTCTGTTCCTTGTGTGTCAGGTTTTAGGTTGGAATTCTTATCTGACTGAAAAG is a window from the Cannabis sativa cultivar Pink pepper isolate KNU-18-1 chromosome 1, ASM2916894v1, whole genome shotgun sequence genome containing:
- the LOC115704215 gene encoding uncharacterized mitochondrial protein AtMg00810-like encodes the protein MVTFKLLLAISSIKPTLQIDINNVFLNGDLQEKVYMALPPGFTPPNTEDNSNLVCKLHKSIYDLKQSSRQWYKKLSDALLTIGFSQSQANYTLFTRGFNDQFVALLVYVDDIIITGPNIHLLHQLQESLNAQFQLKALGPLKYFLGFEIARSVEGVFLSQQKYTLQLLEDTDYTRSKPAKTPMDPRTKLDDQQGNLLDDPSSYQQLIGRLLYLTLLRPDIKFAVNTLSQFMSSPHTTHMQAVHHLLKYLKGIPGQGLLYSSNSSLHLKGFSNSDWAACPTTRRSITGFCIFIGDCLISWKTKKQTTFSKSSAEAKYRALASTSSEIT